From Micromonas commoda chromosome 15, complete sequence, one genomic window encodes:
- a CDS encoding predicted protein, producing the protein MGLIVKSEINNTLYLILSFIAVFSIPVISFVKKQMAQLGNGPKVVVGTGYGGKDGSYTAADVAKHKAQDDLWLIIDGNVYDVTEYVDEHPGGVAAIMKNAGGDATKGFHGPQHPSRVMDIVDEYKIGTLVTEGTSKDE; encoded by the coding sequence ACCCTCTACCTCATCCTCTCCTTCATCGCCGTCTTCTCCATCCCGGTGATCTCCTTCGTCAAGAAGCAGATGGCGCAGCTCGGCAACGGACCCAAGGTTGTGGTGGGCACGGGCTACGGCGGCAAGGACGGGTCCtacaccgcggcggacgtggcgAAGCACAAGGCCCAGGACGACCTGTGGCTCATCATCGACGGGAACGTGTACGACGTCACCGAGTACGTGGACGAGCACCcgggcggggtcgcggcCATCATGAAAAACGCGGGGGGAGACGCCACGAAGGGTTTCCACGGGCCGCAACACCCGAGCCGCGTGATGGACATCGTGGACGAGTACAAGATCGGCACGCTGGTGACGGAGGGCACGTCCAAGGACGAGTGA